The Meleagris gallopavo isolate NT-WF06-2002-E0010 breed Aviagen turkey brand Nicholas breeding stock unplaced genomic scaffold, Turkey_5.1 ChrUn_random_7180001896557, whole genome shotgun sequence genome contains the following window.
AGGCTTCCAGGGAAAGAGAGAGCCTTGAATGTGATCCCAGCCCCGTGCGCCCATGACTCTCTTGCAGACTCCGGGTCCTGCGGCGTTGCCCAAAGTCGCTGTGGATGCCTACAAGACCAGGGCGCCCGCGTACACCATGGCGGCCCGACCAAAACCTGCAGAGGGCAAAGCAGCGAAGCCCGGGCCGGCAGACTACAGCGTAGGCCGGGTAAGGCAGCTAGCTGCTTAGCTCGTCCCCTCTGCTTCACAAGCACAGCCTTCATGCCTCTCCCCTTTTCCCCCGAGGCTTCCAACCGGCCAAAGAGCTTCTGGCCGCAGGGACCAAGTAGCCGGAGAGCaggcctgctccctgccctcgTGCCACCTCCgagcagaggaagggagggcagcagagaagagaagggccCTTGCTgatctgccttttccttttttgcccTTCCAGGTGACACTGATCAAGCCCCAGGCGCCTGCATCCACTTTTGGAATCCGGCATTCCCTCTACACAACCCCTCTGATTGTGGAATAAAACAGCCAAGTCTGGAAGGCCGCCTTTGCTTGCCTGGGACAGGAGGGGACGGGAAGACACCAATCAACTGCCGGTTTCCACTTGATT
Protein-coding sequences here:
- the LOC104916431 gene encoding outer dense fiber protein 3-like, whose product is MTLLQTPGPAALPKVAVDAYKTRAPAYTMAARPKPAEGKAAKPGPADYSVGRVTLIKPQAPASTFGIRHSLYTTPLIVE